The Kiritimatiellia bacterium genome has a window encoding:
- a CDS encoding ATP-dependent helicase, whose protein sequence is MPVDFDRDLNPEQRAAALAPDGPVLVIAAAGTGKTRTLTYRVAHLVERGVPPERILLLTFTNRAAREMLDRARRLVGEAVGGVWGGTFHHFAHRLLRRHGARIGLDPAFVILDDDDAQSVLRRATAEARRAHPHFPKVEVLHDAISLARNRGEDPLVAVPERFAELPVPPEVIVAAVRDYAAAKRAVRGVDFDDLLEFALVLFQQAPDVLERYREQFQHVLVDEYQDTNPIQARLVDEVAARHRNLLVVGDDFQSIYSWRGADYRHFLSFPQRYPDAFVVRLETNYRSVPGILAVANACIAGNPDQFQKTLRPVRGEDLAPYRADLRDGAQQARFVRETAEELHAAGYAWRDIAVLYRSHYHALELQLELQRARVPFRIVSGVRFFEQAHIKDVLAPLRLAVDPTDALAFVRLLPLLPRVGEATARALWRRLGGRWSPMVEEDRRRLAAALPEAAAADWAAWAEAFAGADPAQPAELIHRFTEAFYARHLRETFEDPERRREDIEELERFIARFRSAAEFLEEVALLTNVDTAAPADEPDAEDRLLLTTVHQAKGLEWPVVFVVWLAEGMFPSGRAVADDGREGLAEERRLFYVAVTRARDHLFLCVPRMRLARDQSPQFYSPSRFLQELPPGLLQRVSLRAF, encoded by the coding sequence GGATCCTGCTGCTCACCTTCACCAACCGGGCTGCCCGCGAGATGCTCGACCGCGCACGGCGCCTTGTCGGCGAAGCGGTCGGCGGCGTCTGGGGCGGCACGTTCCACCACTTCGCCCACCGGCTGCTGCGGCGGCACGGCGCCCGCATCGGCCTTGATCCGGCCTTCGTGATCCTCGACGACGACGACGCGCAGTCGGTGCTGCGACGCGCGACCGCGGAAGCGCGACGGGCTCACCCCCACTTTCCGAAGGTCGAGGTGCTGCACGACGCGATCAGCCTGGCGCGGAACCGCGGAGAGGATCCGCTCGTCGCGGTGCCCGAACGGTTCGCGGAGCTGCCGGTGCCGCCAGAGGTCATCGTCGCGGCGGTCCGCGACTACGCGGCCGCGAAGCGGGCGGTCCGCGGCGTGGACTTCGACGACCTGCTCGAGTTCGCGCTCGTGCTGTTCCAGCAGGCGCCGGACGTGCTGGAGCGCTATCGGGAACAGTTTCAGCACGTGCTGGTGGACGAGTATCAGGACACCAATCCGATCCAGGCGCGGCTGGTGGACGAGGTCGCTGCGCGGCACCGGAACCTGCTGGTGGTCGGCGACGACTTCCAGAGCATCTACTCGTGGCGCGGCGCGGACTATCGTCATTTTCTCTCTTTTCCGCAGCGCTATCCGGACGCCTTTGTGGTGCGGCTTGAAACCAACTACCGCAGCGTGCCCGGGATTCTCGCGGTCGCGAACGCCTGCATCGCGGGCAACCCGGACCAGTTCCAGAAGACGCTGCGGCCGGTGCGCGGCGAGGACCTCGCGCCGTACCGCGCCGACCTGCGCGACGGCGCGCAGCAGGCGCGCTTCGTGCGCGAGACCGCGGAAGAGCTGCACGCGGCCGGCTATGCCTGGCGCGACATCGCGGTGCTCTATCGCTCCCACTACCACGCGCTCGAACTGCAGTTGGAGCTGCAGCGGGCGCGGGTCCCCTTCCGGATCGTCTCCGGCGTGCGATTCTTCGAGCAGGCGCACATCAAGGACGTGCTCGCGCCGCTGCGGCTGGCGGTGGACCCGACCGACGCGCTCGCGTTCGTGCGCCTGCTGCCGCTGCTGCCGCGCGTCGGCGAGGCGACCGCGCGCGCGTTGTGGCGCCGGCTCGGCGGACGGTGGTCGCCGATGGTCGAGGAAGACCGCCGGCGGCTCGCCGCCGCACTGCCGGAGGCGGCTGCGGCCGACTGGGCCGCGTGGGCGGAGGCGTTCGCGGGCGCCGACCCCGCGCAACCGGCGGAGCTGATCCACCGCTTCACCGAGGCGTTCTACGCGCGCCACCTTCGCGAGACCTTCGAAGACCCCGAGCGCCGTCGCGAGGACATCGAGGAGCTGGAACGTTTCATCGCGCGCTTCCGCAGCGCCGCGGAGTTTCTGGAGGAGGTCGCGCTGCTGACGAACGTGGACACCGCCGCGCCGGCGGACGAGCCGGACGCGGAGGACCGCCTGCTGTTGACCACCGTGCACCAGGCAAAGGGCCTCGAGTGGCCGGTGGTGTTTGTGGTGTGGCTCGCGGAGGGCATGTTTCCCTCCGGGCGCGCGGTCGCGGACGACGGCCGCGAGGGCCTCGCGGAGGAGCGCCGGCTGTTCTACGTGGCGGTCACGCGCGCGCGCGACCACCTGTTTCTCTGCGTGCCCCGCATGCGGCTGGCGCGGGACCAGTCGCCGCAGTTCTACTCCCCGTCGCGCTTTTTGCAGGAATTGCCGCCCGGCCTGCTGCAGCGTGTCTCGCTGCGCGCGTTCTGA
- a CDS encoding carboxynorspermidine decarboxylase translates to MPDVDTPCYLIDERRLARNLAIVRRVRERAGVKAVLALKCFSTWGVFGLMRDSLDGTTSSSVYEARLGRETFGKEVHAYCVGFRRDEIREAARYADKVIFNSLSQLEALADACDGRPLGVRVNPGFSYSHYDLADPARRYSRLGVVDRAALLRAADRLDGLMFHINCENADLAALAQQLRRLGREFGPLLRRVRWVSLGGGIAFTSPGYPLADLIRLLADFRREFDLELYLEPGDAVVSRTAELVVTVVDVVRNRADIAIVDASIEAHMLDHLVYRTSPRIAWPPPGRYEVFIAGRSCLAGDVFGRYRLARRLRVGDRVRIADAAGYTMVKKNWFNGLPMPAIRLRRADGHIETLAQFGYEDYRDSLTQRCATARDSQ, encoded by the coding sequence ATGCCGGACGTGGACACACCCTGTTACCTCATCGACGAACGCCGGCTGGCCCGCAATCTCGCGATCGTGCGCCGCGTGCGCGAGCGCGCGGGCGTGAAGGCGGTGCTGGCGCTGAAGTGTTTCTCCACCTGGGGCGTATTCGGCCTGATGCGCGACTCGCTCGACGGCACCACCAGCAGCAGCGTCTACGAGGCGCGGCTGGGCCGCGAGACGTTCGGCAAGGAAGTGCACGCGTACTGCGTCGGTTTTCGGCGCGACGAAATCCGCGAGGCGGCCCGCTATGCGGACAAGGTGATCTTCAACTCGCTCTCGCAGCTGGAGGCGCTCGCCGACGCGTGCGACGGCCGACCGCTCGGCGTGCGCGTGAACCCGGGATTCAGCTATTCGCACTACGACTTGGCGGACCCGGCGCGCCGCTATTCGCGGCTCGGCGTCGTGGACCGCGCCGCGCTGCTGCGGGCGGCGGACCGGCTCGACGGCCTGATGTTCCACATCAACTGTGAAAACGCCGACCTCGCCGCGCTGGCGCAACAGCTGCGGCGGCTCGGCCGCGAGTTCGGCCCACTGCTGCGTCGGGTGCGATGGGTGAGCCTCGGCGGCGGCATTGCGTTCACCAGCCCCGGCTATCCGCTGGCGGACTTGATCCGGCTGCTGGCGGACTTCCGCCGCGAGTTCGACCTCGAGCTCTACCTCGAGCCCGGCGACGCGGTGGTCAGCCGCACCGCGGAGCTGGTGGTGACGGTGGTCGACGTGGTCCGCAACCGCGCGGACATCGCGATCGTGGACGCATCGATCGAAGCGCACATGCTCGACCACCTCGTCTACCGCACGTCGCCGCGCATCGCTTGGCCTCCGCCGGGCCGCTACGAGGTGTTCATCGCAGGGCGTTCCTGCCTGGCCGGCGACGTGTTTGGCCGCTACCGCCTCGCTCGCCGGCTGCGCGTCGGCGACCGGGTACGCATCGCGGACGCAGCGGGTTACACGATGGTGAAGAAGAACTGGTTCAACGGGCTGCCCATGCCGGCGATTCGGCTGCGCCGCGCGGATGGCCACATCGAGACGCTCGCACAGTTTGGCTACGAGGACTACCGCGACTCGCTCACGCAGCGTTGCGCCACCGCCCGCGATTCGCAATAG
- a CDS encoding saccharopine dehydrogenase family protein, which produces MKTNVMIIGAGGVAHVAAHKAAMNNDVLGDICIASRTVAKCEEIIESVRRKQHLKDPSRRLYARELNALDVPATAQLIRETQTQIVINLANAFVNMSVLEACLQTGAAYIDTAIHEEPDKVCENPPWYANYEWKRRDRCRERGVTAILGAGFDPGVVNAYAAYAKKHYFDRLDTIDIVDVNAGSHGRYFATNFDPEINFREFIKVWTWIDRQWREYPTHTVKRVHEFPVVGSQPVYLNGHDELHSLSQTMDANSVRFWMGFSNHYINVFTVLRTLGLLSHLPVRLSTGQEVVPLKVVKALLPDPKTLAPNYVGKTWIGDFVKGWKNGRRREVLLYQVSDHKKCYEEVESQAISYTAGVPPVAAAMLIAQGPWDCRTMVNVEELDPDPFLELLARLGLPTEIEELRPGSPRSFDGTVGPLEEEIARSTVTITISAANPMISVPRPPSEPPAATPAPGAPSKPKARRRRVASSKASPTARRRARARRSRR; this is translated from the coding sequence ATGAAGACGAACGTGATGATCATCGGCGCCGGCGGCGTCGCGCACGTCGCCGCGCACAAGGCGGCGATGAACAACGACGTGCTCGGCGACATCTGCATCGCTTCCCGCACGGTCGCAAAGTGCGAGGAGATCATCGAGAGCGTGCGCCGGAAACAGCACCTGAAGGATCCCTCGCGGCGGCTCTACGCGCGCGAGCTAAACGCGCTCGACGTGCCCGCCACCGCACAGCTGATCCGCGAGACCCAGACGCAGATCGTGATCAACCTCGCGAACGCGTTCGTCAACATGTCCGTGCTCGAGGCCTGCCTCCAAACCGGCGCCGCCTACATCGACACCGCGATCCACGAGGAGCCGGACAAGGTCTGCGAAAACCCGCCGTGGTACGCGAACTACGAGTGGAAACGCCGCGACCGTTGCCGCGAGCGCGGCGTCACCGCGATCCTCGGCGCCGGCTTCGATCCAGGCGTCGTGAACGCGTACGCGGCCTACGCGAAGAAACACTACTTTGACCGGCTCGACACCATTGACATCGTGGACGTGAACGCGGGCAGCCACGGCCGCTACTTCGCCACCAACTTCGACCCGGAGATCAACTTCCGCGAGTTCATCAAGGTGTGGACCTGGATCGACCGCCAGTGGCGGGAGTATCCGACCCACACCGTGAAGCGCGTGCACGAGTTCCCGGTGGTGGGCTCGCAGCCGGTGTACCTGAACGGACACGACGAGCTCCATTCGCTGTCGCAGACGATGGACGCGAACAGCGTCCGGTTCTGGATGGGGTTCAGCAATCACTACATCAACGTGTTCACCGTGCTGCGCACGCTCGGGTTGCTCTCGCATCTGCCTGTGCGGTTGTCCACCGGCCAGGAGGTCGTCCCGCTGAAGGTGGTGAAGGCGCTGTTACCAGACCCGAAGACGCTCGCGCCCAACTACGTCGGTAAGACCTGGATCGGCGACTTCGTTAAGGGCTGGAAGAACGGCCGACGGCGCGAAGTGCTGCTGTACCAGGTCTCCGATCACAAAAAGTGCTACGAGGAGGTCGAATCGCAGGCGATCAGCTACACCGCCGGCGTACCGCCGGTCGCCGCGGCGATGTTGATCGCGCAGGGCCCGTGGGACTGCCGCACGATGGTGAACGTCGAAGAGCTAGATCCGGACCCATTCCTCGAGCTGCTCGCCCGGCTCGGCCTTCCGACGGAGATCGAGGAGCTGCGGCCCGGCAGCCCGCGCTCGTTCGACGGCACCGTTGGCCCCCTCGAGGAGGAGATCGCCCGCTCAACGGTCACGATCACCATTTCCGCCGCAAATCCGATGATTTCGGTACCGCGGCCACCGTCCGAGCCCCCCGCGGCCACACCGGCGCCGGGCGCCCCTTCGAAACCGAAGGCTCGGCGGCGGCGCGTTGCGTCCTCGAAGGCCTCCCCCACCGCACGCCGCCGCGCGCGCGCGCGGCGGTCCCGGCGGTAG
- a CDS encoding metallophosphatase family protein, whose product MRVTRVKYAIVSDLHANLPAWRAVLRDIVLQQADRILCLGDVVGYGPQPVEVLESLYAEAWRVALGNHDAVLTGRLPADGFHELARDILERSRRCVGPDALRWMATWPLQLVGRGFRCAHASSAAPGRFDYVEDPADALAALSAVPEPLVFIGHTHRPALFVLGNSGTPHRLEPQDFELEPGKRYLVNVGSVGCPRDGDPRASYVLFDAAHGAVWFRRVAFDLDACRIAIAATGWPEAAAAFLRADPLLAHRPIREVVSFRPPQREEDGARGAPAADDIERLRGRARRWRHTALVLAGALVALVAATLGALWWVAGRSAVIPALEPSVAALVEGNLLAAPRPGPPPFEGWSVRYGNRRTQSVTALRAAADAPGPAFRLESDDPARAVELVSRPLDVTPGRRLQMEMLVDEVPPGGEISIAAALRRIRNDREEIIPAFVTRTPSLRRREGWLAQVTAEIPAGGREIEVRIYGRFRGAVNVRSVRAVWKGNEEPPGGAVR is encoded by the coding sequence GTGCGGGTGACGCGCGTGAAATACGCGATCGTCTCCGACCTCCACGCGAACCTGCCCGCCTGGCGGGCGGTGCTGCGCGACATCGTGCTGCAGCAGGCCGATCGCATCCTCTGCCTCGGCGACGTGGTCGGTTACGGACCGCAGCCGGTGGAGGTGCTCGAGTCGCTGTATGCGGAGGCGTGGCGCGTCGCGCTCGGCAACCACGACGCGGTGCTCACCGGCCGGCTGCCGGCGGATGGGTTCCACGAGCTCGCACGCGACATTCTCGAACGCAGCCGGCGGTGCGTCGGGCCTGACGCGCTACGCTGGATGGCCACCTGGCCGCTGCAGCTGGTCGGCCGGGGGTTCCGCTGCGCCCACGCCAGCTCTGCCGCGCCCGGCCGGTTCGACTACGTCGAAGATCCGGCCGATGCGCTCGCCGCCCTGTCCGCAGTGCCGGAGCCGTTGGTCTTCATCGGCCATACCCACCGCCCCGCACTGTTTGTCTTGGGCAACAGCGGTACGCCACACCGGCTCGAGCCGCAAGACTTCGAGCTGGAACCCGGTAAACGATACCTGGTCAACGTCGGCTCGGTCGGCTGTCCGCGGGACGGCGATCCCCGGGCATCGTACGTACTCTTTGACGCCGCCCACGGTGCGGTCTGGTTCCGACGTGTTGCGTTTGATCTCGACGCTTGCCGCATTGCGATCGCCGCGACCGGCTGGCCCGAGGCTGCTGCCGCCTTTCTCCGAGCCGATCCGTTGCTCGCGCACCGGCCGATCCGCGAAGTCGTCTCGTTCCGGCCACCCCAGCGCGAGGAGGACGGCGCGCGGGGCGCGCCCGCCGCCGATGACATCGAGCGGCTGCGCGGCCGTGCGCGCCGGTGGCGCCACACCGCGCTCGTGCTGGCAGGCGCGCTGGTGGCGCTTGTCGCCGCCACGCTCGGCGCGCTGTGGTGGGTGGCGGGCCGCAGCGCGGTGATCCCCGCGCTCGAGCCCTCCGTCGCTGCGCTCGTCGAGGGCAACCTACTCGCCGCGCCGCGCCCCGGTCCCCCGCCCTTCGAGGGCTGGAGCGTCCGCTACGGCAACCGCCGCACGCAGAGTGTCACCGCGCTGCGCGCGGCGGCCGACGCCCCGGGACCTGCCTTCCGGCTCGAATCCGATGATCCCGCGCGGGCAGTCGAACTGGTCAGTCGCCCGCTCGACGTAACGCCCGGCCGGCGGCTGCAAATGGAGATGCTGGTGGACGAGGTGCCGCCGGGCGGCGAGATCTCGATCGCCGCCGCGCTGCGCCGGATACGGAACGACCGAGAGGAAATCATCCCCGCGTTCGTGACACGGACGCCCTCACTCCGCCGTCGCGAGGGCTGGCTGGCGCAGGTCACCGCGGAGATTCCGGCCGGCGGCCGCGAGATCGAGGTCCGCATCTACGGCCGCTTCCGTGGCGCGGTGAACGTGCGCAGCGTTCGCGCAGTCTGGAAGGGCAACGAGGAACCGCCGGGGGGCGCCGTGCGATGA
- a CDS encoding MBL fold metallo-hydrolase: protein MRVIRLPLGPFETNAYLVAAPGSKQAVIVDPAAEPETIEQALRGEGWTLEAVLLTHGHADHVSAAGELARRHGVAVYLHPADAVWAFTEINQLPPWYSPPLPPPEPVRELTDGARLSLAGLEWRVLHTPGHTPGGVCFQVPCEQTVFCGDLVFQGSVGRTDLPGGDPEQLRASIRRLCELPASTRLWPGHGPPTTLAAELRFNPFF, encoded by the coding sequence ATGAGAGTGATCCGGCTTCCGCTGGGGCCGTTTGAAACGAACGCGTACCTCGTCGCCGCACCGGGCTCGAAGCAAGCAGTGATTGTCGATCCGGCCGCGGAACCCGAGACGATCGAGCAGGCGCTGCGCGGCGAGGGATGGACACTTGAGGCGGTGCTGCTCACGCACGGACACGCGGACCACGTCAGCGCGGCCGGTGAGCTCGCGCGGCGTCACGGCGTGGCGGTCTATCTGCACCCCGCCGACGCGGTCTGGGCGTTCACGGAGATCAACCAGCTTCCGCCCTGGTATTCGCCGCCCCTTCCGCCGCCCGAGCCAGTCCGCGAGCTGACCGACGGCGCGCGCCTCTCGCTGGCGGGGCTGGAGTGGCGCGTGTTGCACACGCCCGGCCACACGCCCGGCGGAGTCTGCTTCCAGGTTCCCTGCGAGCAAACGGTGTTTTGCGGTGACCTCGTGTTCCAGGGCAGCGTCGGTCGCACCGACCTGCCCGGCGGCGATCCCGAGCAGCTGCGCGCCTCGATCCGCCGGCTCTGCGAACTGCCGGCATCAACGCGCCTGTGGCCGGGGCACGGGCCGCCGACGACGCTGGCGGCGGAACTGCGGTTCAATCCGTTCTTTTAG